One part of the Cyprinus carpio isolate SPL01 chromosome A25, ASM1834038v1, whole genome shotgun sequence genome encodes these proteins:
- the LOC109051267 gene encoding long-chain-fatty-acid--CoA ligase ACSBG1-like isoform X5 → MAGIYTTNSPDACLYVANDSRANVIVVENQKQLDKILEVKDKLPHLKAIVQYSGSLKEKLPNLYSWEEFMGLGLEVSDQELDEVICSQKANQCCVLIYTSGTTGSPKGVMLSHDNITWTAHHASRAGDMQPAEISQESLVSYLPLSHIAAQIYDLWTGIQWGEQVSFAQPDALKGSLVDTLREATPTAHMGVPRVWEKIMEKIKEGISQCGYMKRKLVTWAMSVSLEANQRLTNHQIRDEKSFLFTLADSLVLQKLRAELGFSNCVKFFSGAAPIGSETLQFFLGLNIRLYEAYGMSESSGPHFMSGPKAYQFSSCGKVVPGCQYKLVNVDGDGIGEVCFWGRNVFMGFLNMEDKTKEALDEDGWLRSGDLGRVDEDGFLYITGRIKELIITAGGENIPPLPIEDAVKQELPIISNAMLIGDKRKFLSILLTLKCTINPETTEPTDILSLEAVEFCQRLGSQSTKVSDIIGGKDKLVYQSIEEGIARVNSKATSNAQRIQKWIILGKDFSIVGGELGPTMKLRRPAVLQIYLSEIESFYRE, encoded by the exons ATGGCAGGTATCTATACCACAAACTCACCAGATGCCTGCCTCTATGTTGCTAATGACTCAAGAGCCAATGTCATTGTTGTGGAAAATCAAAAGCAGCTGGATAAGATTTTAGAG GTAAAGGATAAGCTTCCACACTTGAAAGCCATAGTACAGTATTCTGGATCTTTGAAGGAGAAGTTGCCCAATCTCTATTCA TGGGAAGAGTTCATGGGACTAGGACTGGAAGTCTCTGATCAAGAACTAGATGAAGTCATTTGTAGCCAGAAAGCCAATCAATGCTGTGTACTTATTTACACCTCTGGAACAACCGGATCACCAAAAGGAGTGATGCTAAGTCATGACAAT ATCACATGGACAGCCCACCATGCAAGCAGGGCTGGAGATATGCAGCCAGCTGAAATCAGTCAAGAGTCTCTGGTCAGCTACCTTCCACTCAGCCATATTGCCGCTCAGATCTATGATCTCTGGACAGGGATCCAATGGGGGGAGCAAGTGTCTTTTGCTCAGCCAGATGCTCTAAAG GGGAGTTTAGTAGACACTCTTCGAGAGGCAACCCCTACAGCCCACATGGGCGTTCCACGTGTTTGGGAAAAAATTATGGAAAAGATCAAGGAAGGCATTTCACAGTGTGGATACATGAAAAGGAAACTAGTGACATGGGCCATGTCTGTTAGTCTGGAGGCTAATCAAAGGCTTACCAA TCATCAAATCAGGGATGAGAAGTCATTCCTCTTTACTCTTGCGGACAGCCTGGTCTTGCAGAAGCTTCGTGCCGAGCTGGGCTTCTCCAATTGTGTGAAGTTCTTCTCAGGAGCAGCACCCATTGGAAGTGAAACTCTTCAGTTCTTCCTCGGCCTCAACATTCGGCTTTATGAAGCCTACGGGATGAGTGAAAGCTCAGGACCCCACTTTATGTCTGGGCCGAAAGCGTACCAGTTTTCAAG CTGTGGTAAGGTGGTTCCAGGCTGCCAATACAAACTAGTAAATGTAGATGGTGATGGCATTGGAGAGGTGTGTTTCTGGGGCCGCAATGTCTTCATGGGATTCCTTAACATGGAGGACAAAACAAAGGAGGCTTTGGATGAAGATGGCTGGCTTCGATCTGGAGACTTGGGAAGGGTAGATGAAGATGGCTTTCTTTACATCACTGGAAGaataaaag AGCTTATAATCACAGCTGGAGGAGAGAACATTCCCCCACTTCCCATAGAGGATGCTGTTAAACAGGAGTTGCCAATCATCAGCAATGCCATGTTGATTGGAGACAAGAGGAAATTTCTGTCCATCCTGCTAACGCTAAAG TGCACAATCAATCCAGAAACTACAGAGCCCACTGACATTCTTAGCTTGGAGGCTGTGGAATTCTGTCAGCGGCTTGGTAGCCAATCGACAAAGGTGTCGGACATCATTGGTGGAAAAGACAAGCTAGTTTATCAGTCCATTGAAGAGGGCATTGCACGGGTCAATTCAAAAGCAACCTCAAATGCCCAGCGCATTCAAAAATGGATCATATTAGGGAAAGATTTCTCAATTGTTGGAGGAGAACTAG GTCCTACAATGAAACTTCGTCGCCCAGCGGTGTTGCAGATATATCTCAGTGAAATAGAGAGTTTTTACAGAGAATAG
- the LOC109051267 gene encoding long-chain-fatty-acid--CoA ligase ACSBG1-like isoform X4, producing MTDLLQQDVEDGLSEKKSIEEVLAGAELAPAQSLWTTEASGSVQLRMDELCPEQPITVHQMFTNSVQKYGKLTALASKKGNKWEKVTFSEYYHLSRMAAKGFLKLGLERFHSVAILGFNSAEWFIAAVGAVFAGGIMAGIYTTNSPDACLYVANDSRANVIVVENQKQLDKILEVKDKLPHLKAIVQYSGSLKEKLPNLYSWEEFMGLGLEVSDQELDEVICSQKANQCCVLIYTSGTTGSPKGVMLSHDNITWTAHHASRAGDMQPAEISQESLVSYLPLSHIAAQIYDLWTGIQWGEQVSFAQPDALKGSLVDTLREATPTAHMGVPRVWEKIMEKIKEGISQCGYMKRKLVTWAMSVSLEANQRLTNHQIRDEKSFLFTLADSLVLQKLRAELGFSNCVKFFSGAAPIGSETLQFFLGLNIRLYEAYGMSESSGPHFMSGPKAYQFSSCGKVVPGCQYKLVNVDGDGIGEVCFWGRNVFMGFLNMEDKTKEALDEDGWLRSGDLGRVDEDGFLYITGRIKELIITAGGENIPPLPIEDAVKQELPIISNAMLIGDKRKFLSILLTLKCTINPETTEPTDILSLEAVEFCQRLGSQSTKVSDIIGGKDKLVYQSIEEGIARVNSKATSNAQRIQKWIILGKDFSIVGGELGPTMKLRRPAVLQIYLSEIESFYRE from the exons ATGACAGACCTTTTGCAGCAGGATGTTGAGGATGGATTGT CAGAGAAAAAGAGCATTGAGGAGGTTCTGGCAGGTGCAGAATTGGCCCCAGCCCAATCTCTGTGGACTACAGAGGCCAGCGGATCAGTTCAGCTGAGAATGGATGAACTTTGTCCAGAACAGCCCATCACTGTGCATCAGATGTTTACCAACTCAGTTCAGAAGTACGGGAAGCTGACCGCTTTGGCAAGCAAAAAAGGCAACAAGTGGGAAAAGGTTACCTTTTCGGAATATTATCACCTCAGTCGAATGGCCGCCAAAGGCTTTCTAAAG CTTGGTCTGGAGCGGTTCCACAGTGTAGCCATCCTGGGATTCAATTCAGCAGAGTGGTTTATTGCTGCTGTTGGAGCTGTCTTTGCAGG GGGTATAATGGCAGGTATCTATACCACAAACTCACCAGATGCCTGCCTCTATGTTGCTAATGACTCAAGAGCCAATGTCATTGTTGTGGAAAATCAAAAGCAGCTGGATAAGATTTTAGAG GTAAAGGATAAGCTTCCACACTTGAAAGCCATAGTACAGTATTCTGGATCTTTGAAGGAGAAGTTGCCCAATCTCTATTCA TGGGAAGAGTTCATGGGACTAGGACTGGAAGTCTCTGATCAAGAACTAGATGAAGTCATTTGTAGCCAGAAAGCCAATCAATGCTGTGTACTTATTTACACCTCTGGAACAACCGGATCACCAAAAGGAGTGATGCTAAGTCATGACAAT ATCACATGGACAGCCCACCATGCAAGCAGGGCTGGAGATATGCAGCCAGCTGAAATCAGTCAAGAGTCTCTGGTCAGCTACCTTCCACTCAGCCATATTGCCGCTCAGATCTATGATCTCTGGACAGGGATCCAATGGGGGGAGCAAGTGTCTTTTGCTCAGCCAGATGCTCTAAAG GGGAGTTTAGTAGACACTCTTCGAGAGGCAACCCCTACAGCCCACATGGGCGTTCCACGTGTTTGGGAAAAAATTATGGAAAAGATCAAGGAAGGCATTTCACAGTGTGGATACATGAAAAGGAAACTAGTGACATGGGCCATGTCTGTTAGTCTGGAGGCTAATCAAAGGCTTACCAA TCATCAAATCAGGGATGAGAAGTCATTCCTCTTTACTCTTGCGGACAGCCTGGTCTTGCAGAAGCTTCGTGCCGAGCTGGGCTTCTCCAATTGTGTGAAGTTCTTCTCAGGAGCAGCACCCATTGGAAGTGAAACTCTTCAGTTCTTCCTCGGCCTCAACATTCGGCTTTATGAAGCCTACGGGATGAGTGAAAGCTCAGGACCCCACTTTATGTCTGGGCCGAAAGCGTACCAGTTTTCAAG CTGTGGTAAGGTGGTTCCAGGCTGCCAATACAAACTAGTAAATGTAGATGGTGATGGCATTGGAGAGGTGTGTTTCTGGGGCCGCAATGTCTTCATGGGATTCCTTAACATGGAGGACAAAACAAAGGAGGCTTTGGATGAAGATGGCTGGCTTCGATCTGGAGACTTGGGAAGGGTAGATGAAGATGGCTTTCTTTACATCACTGGAAGaataaaag AGCTTATAATCACAGCTGGAGGAGAGAACATTCCCCCACTTCCCATAGAGGATGCTGTTAAACAGGAGTTGCCAATCATCAGCAATGCCATGTTGATTGGAGACAAGAGGAAATTTCTGTCCATCCTGCTAACGCTAAAG TGCACAATCAATCCAGAAACTACAGAGCCCACTGACATTCTTAGCTTGGAGGCTGTGGAATTCTGTCAGCGGCTTGGTAGCCAATCGACAAAGGTGTCGGACATCATTGGTGGAAAAGACAAGCTAGTTTATCAGTCCATTGAAGAGGGCATTGCACGGGTCAATTCAAAAGCAACCTCAAATGCCCAGCGCATTCAAAAATGGATCATATTAGGGAAAGATTTCTCAATTGTTGGAGGAGAACTAG GTCCTACAATGAAACTTCGTCGCCCAGCGGTGTTGCAGATATATCTCAGTGAAATAGAGAGTTTTTACAGAGAATAG
- the LOC109051267 gene encoding long-chain-fatty-acid--CoA ligase ACSBG1-like isoform X3, translating into MSTSTQIHQQTDPTNNQLGQSLACSPMTDLLQQDVEDGLSEKKSIEEVLAGAELAPAQSLWTTEASGSVQLRMDELCPEQPITVHQMFTNSVQKYGKLTALASKKGNKWEKVTFSEYYHLSRMAAKGFLKLGLERFHSVAILGFNSAEWFIAAVGAVFAGGIMAGIYTTNSPDACLYVANDSRANVIVVENQKQLDKILEVKDKLPHLKAIVQYSGSLKEKLPNLYSWEEFMGLGLEVSDQELDEVICSQKANQCCVLIYTSGTTGSPKGVMLSHDNITWTAHHASRAGDMQPAEISQESLVSYLPLSHIAAQIYDLWTGIQWGEQVSFAQPDALKGSLVDTLREATPTAHMGVPRVWEKIMEKIKEGISQCGYMKRKLVTWAMSVSLEANQRLTNLVLQKLRAELGFSNCVKFFSGAAPIGSETLQFFLGLNIRLYEAYGMSESSGPHFMSGPKAYQFSSCGKVVPGCQYKLVNVDGDGIGEVCFWGRNVFMGFLNMEDKTKEALDEDGWLRSGDLGRVDEDGFLYITGRIKELIITAGGENIPPLPIEDAVKQELPIISNAMLIGDKRKFLSILLTLKCTINPETTEPTDILSLEAVEFCQRLGSQSTKVSDIIGGKDKLVYQSIEEGIARVNSKATSNAQRIQKWIILGKDFSIVGGELGPTMKLRRPAVLQIYLSEIESFYRE; encoded by the exons ATGAGCACCAGCACTCAAATACACCAGCAAACTGATCCAACCAATAACCAGCTTGGACAAAG CTTGGCCTGTTCACCCATGACAGACCTTTTGCAGCAGGATGTTGAGGATGGATTGT CAGAGAAAAAGAGCATTGAGGAGGTTCTGGCAGGTGCAGAATTGGCCCCAGCCCAATCTCTGTGGACTACAGAGGCCAGCGGATCAGTTCAGCTGAGAATGGATGAACTTTGTCCAGAACAGCCCATCACTGTGCATCAGATGTTTACCAACTCAGTTCAGAAGTACGGGAAGCTGACCGCTTTGGCAAGCAAAAAAGGCAACAAGTGGGAAAAGGTTACCTTTTCGGAATATTATCACCTCAGTCGAATGGCCGCCAAAGGCTTTCTAAAG CTTGGTCTGGAGCGGTTCCACAGTGTAGCCATCCTGGGATTCAATTCAGCAGAGTGGTTTATTGCTGCTGTTGGAGCTGTCTTTGCAGG GGGTATAATGGCAGGTATCTATACCACAAACTCACCAGATGCCTGCCTCTATGTTGCTAATGACTCAAGAGCCAATGTCATTGTTGTGGAAAATCAAAAGCAGCTGGATAAGATTTTAGAG GTAAAGGATAAGCTTCCACACTTGAAAGCCATAGTACAGTATTCTGGATCTTTGAAGGAGAAGTTGCCCAATCTCTATTCA TGGGAAGAGTTCATGGGACTAGGACTGGAAGTCTCTGATCAAGAACTAGATGAAGTCATTTGTAGCCAGAAAGCCAATCAATGCTGTGTACTTATTTACACCTCTGGAACAACCGGATCACCAAAAGGAGTGATGCTAAGTCATGACAAT ATCACATGGACAGCCCACCATGCAAGCAGGGCTGGAGATATGCAGCCAGCTGAAATCAGTCAAGAGTCTCTGGTCAGCTACCTTCCACTCAGCCATATTGCCGCTCAGATCTATGATCTCTGGACAGGGATCCAATGGGGGGAGCAAGTGTCTTTTGCTCAGCCAGATGCTCTAAAG GGGAGTTTAGTAGACACTCTTCGAGAGGCAACCCCTACAGCCCACATGGGCGTTCCACGTGTTTGGGAAAAAATTATGGAAAAGATCAAGGAAGGCATTTCACAGTGTGGATACATGAAAAGGAAACTAGTGACATGGGCCATGTCTGTTAGTCTGGAGGCTAATCAAAGGCTTACCAA CCTGGTCTTGCAGAAGCTTCGTGCCGAGCTGGGCTTCTCCAATTGTGTGAAGTTCTTCTCAGGAGCAGCACCCATTGGAAGTGAAACTCTTCAGTTCTTCCTCGGCCTCAACATTCGGCTTTATGAAGCCTACGGGATGAGTGAAAGCTCAGGACCCCACTTTATGTCTGGGCCGAAAGCGTACCAGTTTTCAAG CTGTGGTAAGGTGGTTCCAGGCTGCCAATACAAACTAGTAAATGTAGATGGTGATGGCATTGGAGAGGTGTGTTTCTGGGGCCGCAATGTCTTCATGGGATTCCTTAACATGGAGGACAAAACAAAGGAGGCTTTGGATGAAGATGGCTGGCTTCGATCTGGAGACTTGGGAAGGGTAGATGAAGATGGCTTTCTTTACATCACTGGAAGaataaaag AGCTTATAATCACAGCTGGAGGAGAGAACATTCCCCCACTTCCCATAGAGGATGCTGTTAAACAGGAGTTGCCAATCATCAGCAATGCCATGTTGATTGGAGACAAGAGGAAATTTCTGTCCATCCTGCTAACGCTAAAG TGCACAATCAATCCAGAAACTACAGAGCCCACTGACATTCTTAGCTTGGAGGCTGTGGAATTCTGTCAGCGGCTTGGTAGCCAATCGACAAAGGTGTCGGACATCATTGGTGGAAAAGACAAGCTAGTTTATCAGTCCATTGAAGAGGGCATTGCACGGGTCAATTCAAAAGCAACCTCAAATGCCCAGCGCATTCAAAAATGGATCATATTAGGGAAAGATTTCTCAATTGTTGGAGGAGAACTAG GTCCTACAATGAAACTTCGTCGCCCAGCGGTGTTGCAGATATATCTCAGTGAAATAGAGAGTTTTTACAGAGAATAG
- the LOC109051267 gene encoding long-chain-fatty-acid--CoA ligase ACSBG1-like isoform X1 yields MSTSTQIHQQTDPTNNQLGQSLACSPMTDLLQQDVEDGLSEKKSIEEVLAGAELAPAQSLWTTEASGSVQLRMDELCPEQPITVHQMFTNSVQKYGKLTALASKKGNKWEKVTFSEYYHLSRMAAKGFLKLGLERFHSVAILGFNSAEWFIAAVGAVFAGGIMAGIYTTNSPDACLYVANDSRANVIVVENQKQLDKILEVKDKLPHLKAIVQYSGSLKEKLPNLYSWEEFMGLGLEVSDQELDEVICSQKANQCCVLIYTSGTTGSPKGVMLSHDNITWTAHHASRAGDMQPAEISQESLVSYLPLSHIAAQIYDLWTGIQWGEQVSFAQPDALKGSLVDTLREATPTAHMGVPRVWEKIMEKIKEGISQCGYMKRKLVTWAMSVSLEANQRLTNHQIRDEKSFLFTLADSLVLQKLRAELGFSNCVKFFSGAAPIGSETLQFFLGLNIRLYEAYGMSESSGPHFMSGPKAYQFSSCGKVVPGCQYKLVNVDGDGIGEVCFWGRNVFMGFLNMEDKTKEALDEDGWLRSGDLGRVDEDGFLYITGRIKELIITAGGENIPPLPIEDAVKQELPIISNAMLIGDKRKFLSILLTLKCTINPETTEPTDILSLEAVEFCQRLGSQSTKVSDIIGGKDKLVYQSIEEGIARVNSKATSNAQRIQKWIILGKDFSIVGGELGPTMKLRRPAVLQIYLSEIESFYRE; encoded by the exons ATGAGCACCAGCACTCAAATACACCAGCAAACTGATCCAACCAATAACCAGCTTGGACAAAG CTTGGCCTGTTCACCCATGACAGACCTTTTGCAGCAGGATGTTGAGGATGGATTGT CAGAGAAAAAGAGCATTGAGGAGGTTCTGGCAGGTGCAGAATTGGCCCCAGCCCAATCTCTGTGGACTACAGAGGCCAGCGGATCAGTTCAGCTGAGAATGGATGAACTTTGTCCAGAACAGCCCATCACTGTGCATCAGATGTTTACCAACTCAGTTCAGAAGTACGGGAAGCTGACCGCTTTGGCAAGCAAAAAAGGCAACAAGTGGGAAAAGGTTACCTTTTCGGAATATTATCACCTCAGTCGAATGGCCGCCAAAGGCTTTCTAAAG CTTGGTCTGGAGCGGTTCCACAGTGTAGCCATCCTGGGATTCAATTCAGCAGAGTGGTTTATTGCTGCTGTTGGAGCTGTCTTTGCAGG GGGTATAATGGCAGGTATCTATACCACAAACTCACCAGATGCCTGCCTCTATGTTGCTAATGACTCAAGAGCCAATGTCATTGTTGTGGAAAATCAAAAGCAGCTGGATAAGATTTTAGAG GTAAAGGATAAGCTTCCACACTTGAAAGCCATAGTACAGTATTCTGGATCTTTGAAGGAGAAGTTGCCCAATCTCTATTCA TGGGAAGAGTTCATGGGACTAGGACTGGAAGTCTCTGATCAAGAACTAGATGAAGTCATTTGTAGCCAGAAAGCCAATCAATGCTGTGTACTTATTTACACCTCTGGAACAACCGGATCACCAAAAGGAGTGATGCTAAGTCATGACAAT ATCACATGGACAGCCCACCATGCAAGCAGGGCTGGAGATATGCAGCCAGCTGAAATCAGTCAAGAGTCTCTGGTCAGCTACCTTCCACTCAGCCATATTGCCGCTCAGATCTATGATCTCTGGACAGGGATCCAATGGGGGGAGCAAGTGTCTTTTGCTCAGCCAGATGCTCTAAAG GGGAGTTTAGTAGACACTCTTCGAGAGGCAACCCCTACAGCCCACATGGGCGTTCCACGTGTTTGGGAAAAAATTATGGAAAAGATCAAGGAAGGCATTTCACAGTGTGGATACATGAAAAGGAAACTAGTGACATGGGCCATGTCTGTTAGTCTGGAGGCTAATCAAAGGCTTACCAA TCATCAAATCAGGGATGAGAAGTCATTCCTCTTTACTCTTGCGGACAGCCTGGTCTTGCAGAAGCTTCGTGCCGAGCTGGGCTTCTCCAATTGTGTGAAGTTCTTCTCAGGAGCAGCACCCATTGGAAGTGAAACTCTTCAGTTCTTCCTCGGCCTCAACATTCGGCTTTATGAAGCCTACGGGATGAGTGAAAGCTCAGGACCCCACTTTATGTCTGGGCCGAAAGCGTACCAGTTTTCAAG CTGTGGTAAGGTGGTTCCAGGCTGCCAATACAAACTAGTAAATGTAGATGGTGATGGCATTGGAGAGGTGTGTTTCTGGGGCCGCAATGTCTTCATGGGATTCCTTAACATGGAGGACAAAACAAAGGAGGCTTTGGATGAAGATGGCTGGCTTCGATCTGGAGACTTGGGAAGGGTAGATGAAGATGGCTTTCTTTACATCACTGGAAGaataaaag AGCTTATAATCACAGCTGGAGGAGAGAACATTCCCCCACTTCCCATAGAGGATGCTGTTAAACAGGAGTTGCCAATCATCAGCAATGCCATGTTGATTGGAGACAAGAGGAAATTTCTGTCCATCCTGCTAACGCTAAAG TGCACAATCAATCCAGAAACTACAGAGCCCACTGACATTCTTAGCTTGGAGGCTGTGGAATTCTGTCAGCGGCTTGGTAGCCAATCGACAAAGGTGTCGGACATCATTGGTGGAAAAGACAAGCTAGTTTATCAGTCCATTGAAGAGGGCATTGCACGGGTCAATTCAAAAGCAACCTCAAATGCCCAGCGCATTCAAAAATGGATCATATTAGGGAAAGATTTCTCAATTGTTGGAGGAGAACTAG GTCCTACAATGAAACTTCGTCGCCCAGCGGTGTTGCAGATATATCTCAGTGAAATAGAGAGTTTTTACAGAGAATAG
- the LOC109051267 gene encoding long-chain-fatty-acid--CoA ligase ACSBG1-like isoform X2 — MSTSTQIHQQTDPTNNQLGQSLACSPMTDLLQQDVEDGLSEKKSIEEVLAGAELAPAQSLWTTEASGSVQLRMDELCPEQPITVHQMFTNSVQKYGKLTALASKKGNKWEKVTFSEYYHLSRMAAKGFLKLGLERFHSVAILGFNSAEWFIAAVGAVFAGGIMAGIYTTNSPDACLYVANDSRANVIVVENQKQLDKILEVKDKLPHLKAIVQYSGSLKEKLPNLYSWEEFMGLGLEVSDQELDEVICSQKANQCCVLIYTSGTTGSPKGVMLSHDNITWTAHHASRAGDMQPAEISQESLVSYLPLSHIAAQIYDLWTGIQWGEQVSFAQPDALKGSLVDTLREATPTAHMGVPRVWEKIMEKIKEGISQCGYMKRKLVTWAMSVSLEANQRLTKDEKSFLFTLADSLVLQKLRAELGFSNCVKFFSGAAPIGSETLQFFLGLNIRLYEAYGMSESSGPHFMSGPKAYQFSSCGKVVPGCQYKLVNVDGDGIGEVCFWGRNVFMGFLNMEDKTKEALDEDGWLRSGDLGRVDEDGFLYITGRIKELIITAGGENIPPLPIEDAVKQELPIISNAMLIGDKRKFLSILLTLKCTINPETTEPTDILSLEAVEFCQRLGSQSTKVSDIIGGKDKLVYQSIEEGIARVNSKATSNAQRIQKWIILGKDFSIVGGELGPTMKLRRPAVLQIYLSEIESFYRE, encoded by the exons ATGAGCACCAGCACTCAAATACACCAGCAAACTGATCCAACCAATAACCAGCTTGGACAAAG CTTGGCCTGTTCACCCATGACAGACCTTTTGCAGCAGGATGTTGAGGATGGATTGT CAGAGAAAAAGAGCATTGAGGAGGTTCTGGCAGGTGCAGAATTGGCCCCAGCCCAATCTCTGTGGACTACAGAGGCCAGCGGATCAGTTCAGCTGAGAATGGATGAACTTTGTCCAGAACAGCCCATCACTGTGCATCAGATGTTTACCAACTCAGTTCAGAAGTACGGGAAGCTGACCGCTTTGGCAAGCAAAAAAGGCAACAAGTGGGAAAAGGTTACCTTTTCGGAATATTATCACCTCAGTCGAATGGCCGCCAAAGGCTTTCTAAAG CTTGGTCTGGAGCGGTTCCACAGTGTAGCCATCCTGGGATTCAATTCAGCAGAGTGGTTTATTGCTGCTGTTGGAGCTGTCTTTGCAGG GGGTATAATGGCAGGTATCTATACCACAAACTCACCAGATGCCTGCCTCTATGTTGCTAATGACTCAAGAGCCAATGTCATTGTTGTGGAAAATCAAAAGCAGCTGGATAAGATTTTAGAG GTAAAGGATAAGCTTCCACACTTGAAAGCCATAGTACAGTATTCTGGATCTTTGAAGGAGAAGTTGCCCAATCTCTATTCA TGGGAAGAGTTCATGGGACTAGGACTGGAAGTCTCTGATCAAGAACTAGATGAAGTCATTTGTAGCCAGAAAGCCAATCAATGCTGTGTACTTATTTACACCTCTGGAACAACCGGATCACCAAAAGGAGTGATGCTAAGTCATGACAAT ATCACATGGACAGCCCACCATGCAAGCAGGGCTGGAGATATGCAGCCAGCTGAAATCAGTCAAGAGTCTCTGGTCAGCTACCTTCCACTCAGCCATATTGCCGCTCAGATCTATGATCTCTGGACAGGGATCCAATGGGGGGAGCAAGTGTCTTTTGCTCAGCCAGATGCTCTAAAG GGGAGTTTAGTAGACACTCTTCGAGAGGCAACCCCTACAGCCCACATGGGCGTTCCACGTGTTTGGGAAAAAATTATGGAAAAGATCAAGGAAGGCATTTCACAGTGTGGATACATGAAAAGGAAACTAGTGACATGGGCCATGTCTGTTAGTCTGGAGGCTAATCAAAGGCTTACCAA GGATGAGAAGTCATTCCTCTTTACTCTTGCGGACAGCCTGGTCTTGCAGAAGCTTCGTGCCGAGCTGGGCTTCTCCAATTGTGTGAAGTTCTTCTCAGGAGCAGCACCCATTGGAAGTGAAACTCTTCAGTTCTTCCTCGGCCTCAACATTCGGCTTTATGAAGCCTACGGGATGAGTGAAAGCTCAGGACCCCACTTTATGTCTGGGCCGAAAGCGTACCAGTTTTCAAG CTGTGGTAAGGTGGTTCCAGGCTGCCAATACAAACTAGTAAATGTAGATGGTGATGGCATTGGAGAGGTGTGTTTCTGGGGCCGCAATGTCTTCATGGGATTCCTTAACATGGAGGACAAAACAAAGGAGGCTTTGGATGAAGATGGCTGGCTTCGATCTGGAGACTTGGGAAGGGTAGATGAAGATGGCTTTCTTTACATCACTGGAAGaataaaag AGCTTATAATCACAGCTGGAGGAGAGAACATTCCCCCACTTCCCATAGAGGATGCTGTTAAACAGGAGTTGCCAATCATCAGCAATGCCATGTTGATTGGAGACAAGAGGAAATTTCTGTCCATCCTGCTAACGCTAAAG TGCACAATCAATCCAGAAACTACAGAGCCCACTGACATTCTTAGCTTGGAGGCTGTGGAATTCTGTCAGCGGCTTGGTAGCCAATCGACAAAGGTGTCGGACATCATTGGTGGAAAAGACAAGCTAGTTTATCAGTCCATTGAAGAGGGCATTGCACGGGTCAATTCAAAAGCAACCTCAAATGCCCAGCGCATTCAAAAATGGATCATATTAGGGAAAGATTTCTCAATTGTTGGAGGAGAACTAG GTCCTACAATGAAACTTCGTCGCCCAGCGGTGTTGCAGATATATCTCAGTGAAATAGAGAGTTTTTACAGAGAATAG